The genome window TTACAGGATGAACTAATGATGAAGCTGAGATGATTTCAATGACTGAACTTCCCCCTCAGACCCTACCAATACAACCCTTTTTTTCGCTTGACTTGATGTCCCATCAATGAATTTTGTACTAGTCAGAAAACATACCTTACGACACGGGTTTTCAGAAGTTGAATAGGTTGTAAGTCAGCTAGGTTATCGTTTAAACCCTTAACTAACAAGGGATTGGCTCAAGTACGATCGACTTTAATTTCCAGCCTTTTTTCCGCATGCAAGTAACTTTAATTACCTGGAAAGAGGTTGACAAGATGAACTTGCGGAAACGCGATTGGCAAAATTAAAATTTTTGAGCTGAAAAAGACAAAAAATACAGGAGCAAAACCAAGCGGAAAATCGCTTCATTAATGCTTTAAAGATTCTGTATTTGTCGGCAGCCTTATGTGCGATTTATTCAACTCATTTCAGGCAGCCTTGGCCAAAACTGAATTGCACCCGCACGGAAAACACTGGTCTATCAAGGGAAGTGACAAAACGCCTCAAGGCAAGCTGCAAAAGGGAGGAGTCAGCATGTGTGATTTTATACTTACTCGCACCTGGATCAGTGGTTGGAAGACATCACGCCCATTAGTCTCCGTAAATCTACTGAATCAGGGTCAGGCAACTACTGAGCGATCGCCTCTTCTGGGGGCATTTGAACCCGATACACCGGCAAGGTGAAATGGAAGCAACTGCCTTGATTGGGGACAGAATCAACCCAGATTTGGCCGTAATGGGCTCGGACAATCCGTTGACAAAGCGACAATCCGATACCATAGCCTTCCTGCCCTTCATCTCGCTGAAGGCGAAAATGATCCTCAAAGATTTGATTACATTGATCCTCTGGAATCCCAGGGCCATTGTCGCAAATGCTAATTTGCACCTTTTGGGTCGTGCGGTGGAGAACGGACAGGCTAATCGTGCCCTGGACTGGTGTGTATTTGATGGCGTTATCTAAAAGATTGGTGAGAACTTGGTGAATCCGGCTGGCGTCAGCATAGACCGGCGGTAAATCCGAAGGAATATCTAAATCCAGGGTTTGCTGTTTGTGGGCTAACCGATCGTTGAGATCGGCAACAACGTCCTGGCAAAGATTGGCGAGATTGATTTTGACTGGCCAAACATTTAAATCTGCATTGGATCCACGAGCTGCTTGTAGGATATCGGTGATCATGCGATCGATGACGCGAATTTGCGTCCGGGCATGCTTGAGCAACTGATTAACCAGGGCAGGGGTGAGGCGGGAGGGTTGGTTGTCCTTGGGTTGATTCCCCATTTCCAGGGTTTCAATGGCGATCGACGCAGCGGTGAGAGGATTGCGCAGATCGTGGGCCAGCATAGCAATAATTTGGTCTTTAAATTGCAGTTTTGCCCGCAATTCCTCTGCCTCCTGTTTGAGGCGAAAGACATCATCCGATAGCTGAAGCATTTCAGCATATTGGCTAATGGAAGGAATTTCACGATCGAGCACTTGTTCGATCGCGAGGCTTGCGGAAGCTGCACTAGAGTTGCTGTTGCGGCTCTCGGCTAAAAATTCTTCGGTTGAGCGTTGCCAGCGGGGCCACCAGCTTTTGAGTTGGGCAATTAAGTTACTTCCTGCGAGGGTTTGTCGGGGTTCTGGATGCACCTTGACCAAGGCGGGTGTTGCAATGAGGCGAAAATGTTCTGCGAGATAGGGCTGTTTACCGACATCGATCACTTGGAGATCAAAGGGACAGAGGACTTCCAGTTCTTGCAGAAGCGATCGAATCTGCCGAACTTGCTCCTTGGAGGTGGGGCGCTGATCCACAAAAAGCAGCAGCTGAAGTGGAGCACTATTTTGGGTAGAGACATTGGGAGAAGCTGACATTGCGAAATCCTCCCTCATAACATGACAGTCATCAATACATAGCAGTCATCAATTTCCCTACAGCAAAGGTAACGGATTGGGGACTCGTGAGGCAACTTTCGTCCCGATTCTGGGCTGCCCCTCAGGATCCTGGGCCTCCCCTCAGCTT of Alkalinema sp. FACHB-956 contains these proteins:
- a CDS encoding histidine kinase yields the protein MSASPNVSTQNSAPLQLLLFVDQRPTSKEQVRQIRSLLQELEVLCPFDLQVIDVGKQPYLAEHFRLIATPALVKVHPEPRQTLAGSNLIAQLKSWWPRWQRSTEEFLAESRNSNSSAASASLAIEQVLDREIPSISQYAEMLQLSDDVFRLKQEAEELRAKLQFKDQIIAMLAHDLRNPLTAASIAIETLEMGNQPKDNQPSRLTPALVNQLLKHARTQIRVIDRMITDILQAARGSNADLNVWPVKINLANLCQDVVADLNDRLAHKQQTLDLDIPSDLPPVYADASRIHQVLTNLLDNAIKYTPVQGTISLSVLHRTTQKVQISICDNGPGIPEDQCNQIFEDHFRLQRDEGQEGYGIGLSLCQRIVRAHYGQIWVDSVPNQGSCFHFTLPVYRVQMPPEEAIAQ